The Miscanthus floridulus cultivar M001 chromosome 6, ASM1932011v1, whole genome shotgun sequence genomic interval GACCATTCAAAACTTGCGTCCTGCAGTTCAGTTCATAAGTAGCTGATAGCTCACGTTCACACTTCACAAAGAAGACACGGATAACATTCATATATTCAGAGAAAACATAAAAAGATGACCATTATCAAGAAAGCAGTACATGTCTCGATCGAAACAGATGATGGGATCAGAGCATCCATAAGGAGGGGCAAATATTTCAAGGACCAAATCTGAACATGTCAAATGcatgtacaacaacaacaaaaaaacacAGCTTGAGTCAACATATTATACTACACAGAAGACCACAAGCAGCAACATCAGGTGAGCAACAACCCTGCCAAAACCGTCTTTTGTTTGGCCAGTATTAAATAAAAAACAATGATCATGTCAACATCATGACATTCTGCTTACCATTGATTACCTTCTTCTTGAATGCAAATCAACATCTAAAAAGTACTGTCGTCGGAAGACAGGCAATTGTTACGAAGCATGTAGTCACAGGCTCGATTACAATGTGTAGGGTATCATACCACTAGTGCTAATGCAGTAAGGTCCTAGGAACTTTCTTGCTTGACTTGGTATCAGATACTAGGCGCTGTCCAATTCAACAAGACCTTGGAGAAGGCACTTCACTAGTGATTGAGGTTGGCATGTCCATTTACCATGAAAGAGGAAGTCCTGGTCAAAAAAATTTATGGACAGCCCAACTCCAGAAAAAGGTTCAGAAACCCTGATTCTAAAGAAGTGATGCAAAGTTTGGAACTAATTCGTACcaagaattttaaaattttctctGTACCCAGTCTAGAACAAGGAACTCCGGATGAAAAGTAAAGAGCTAGGAAATTGCATTCCTAAACTCTGACTCACTTATACACATCAGCCTAGGACTATACTATCAGCCACAACGCCACTAATATGGATCAAGCTTAAACTCTGAATGCGCAATTGGCACATCCAAAATTGGTCCATTGTTAGAGATAGACACTCAACCAAATACGGAACTTAAGCAAGAATGCTAAGCAGGATCCAGGAAGGTGAGAACGGACTCTGAAGAAACTCAAAACAGCAGCACATTAAACCTGGATTTGTGAAAAGGTAAACCTGAATGCTAAGCAGGATCCAGGAAGGTGAGAACggcctctgaagaaactcaaaaCAGTAGCACATTAAACCTGAATTTGTGAAAAGGTAAACCTGTACCGCTTTGATAATTTTCTTGTTATTCATTGTCGTCGTCATCATATAGCAATACAATAGATTAGATCAAACTCACAATAGCAGTTCGATCAGTGTCTAAACCTTGTAACCTCATAATTTAGATGGATGAATGCAATTGCAAAGACAAAAATGCTATGCCCAAAATTTAGTCCAGATTATATAGTAATAGTAAGCATGCAGAGTATAGAGCCACTCCCTTTCTCGTTAGTCTTGGAAGGCAGACACCAGCTCTGGGACCGGCTCCGGCACGGTAGGCAGCACCGGGTAGTTCCGTGAGAAGCAGGCATCACAGAACTCATGAGCTTCATTGCCGTAGATGCTGTGGAGCTTGTCGAGCGAGAGGAAGGCGAGGGAGTCGCAGCCAATGGTCCTCCTCACACCCTCGAGGTCCATCCTGTTGGATATCAGCTCGCCTTCGCTCGGCGTGTCGATGCCGTAGAGGCAGGACCCGACGACCGGGGGGCTGGAGATGCGCATGTGCACCTCACGCGCGCCGGCATCGCGGAGCAGGCGCACAATCTTGCTCGAGGTGGTGCCGCGCACGAGCGAGTCGTCGACGACGACCACGCTCTTGCCGCTAATGACGCCGTGTACGGGCGCGAGTTTGAGCTTGACGGCGAGGTCACGGATTGCCTGCGATGGCTGGATGAAGCTGCGGCCGCTGTAGTGCCACCGGATAAGGCCTTGCTGGAACTCGAGCCCCGACGCCTGCGCGAAGCCGAGCGCGGCATAGAACCCCGAGTCAGGCACGGGGATGACGACGTCCGCGGTCGAGGCGGGGGACTCCTCGGCGAGCGCGCGGCCGTATGCGCTGCGGCGTTCGTGGACGGCGTGCCCAAACACGACGGAGTTGGGAAGGGCGAAGTAGATGTGCTCGAACACACATGACTTGCGCGGGCGATGCGGGACGAGGCAGGCGTAGGACACCGACATGTCGCGGCGGTCCACGACCACCACCtccccgggctccacctcgcgCTCATAGGTGGCGTCGATGAGGTCGAGCGCGCAGGTCTCCGACGAGAACACCACGGCGCCGTTGGGGCGGCGGCCCATCACCAGGGGCCGGAAGCCGAACGGGTCGCGCACGGCAAAGAGCTTGTCGGCCGTCAGGAACAGCAGCGAGTACGCGCCGGCGAGGCGTTCGCAGGCGTCGCAGATGCGCGAGAGCAGCGGGCGCGAGAGCGAGGTTGAGATGAGGTGCAGGATGACCTCCGTGTCCGACGAGGTATTGAAGATGGAACCCTGCGCCTCCAGCTTGTTGCGCAGCGCCTGGTAGTTCACGAGGTTGCCGTTGTGCGCCACAGCCAGCTGCCCGAACCTGTACGCGGCGAGGAACGGCTGCACGTTGCGCCTGGAAGAGGCGCCGGCCGTTGAGTAGCGCACGTGCCCGATGGCGGCGTTTCCGGGGAGCTTGGCGAGGCGCGCTGGGTCGCGGAAAACGTCCCCGACGAGACCCAGGTCCGTCACTGAATTGAGCTTGCCGTCGGCGTCCGACGCAACGATGCCCGCGCCCTCCTCCCCGCGGTGCTGCAGCTTCTGCAGGCCGAGGTAGCAGAGCGACGACGCGTCCGGGTCGCCAATGACTCCGAACACGCCGCACTCCTCTCGGGGATGGTCGTCTCCGCCCGCGTCGAAGGAAAACGGCGTGACGCGGTCAGGGAGCAGAGCTCGCGCGGGAGCGAGACGCGCGGCGCGGTGCCGCAGCTCGAACTGCGAGGGCTTGGTGGAGCACCTGAGCTGGTAGTGGTGGCTCGTGGTCGGCGCCGCAGCGGCGCGGCGGAGGAGGGGGGAGGAAGGCGTGGAGgtcgtcgcggcggcggcggtggcggccatgCGTGGTGCGTGGCTGTATGGGAGTTTGGGCCTTTGGGGCAGGAGAGGGCTTTCGAGGATGCCCTCCCGAACGCACGTGAAGCAGGCGGGCGGGCGTGTGGACCGTGGGATCTGTATTTCGAGTTTCAGTTCAGGGCTGTAAAAAAAATACACATCTCTCCTGCGAAGAGTTATTAATCATAAAATATGTTTTTATAATAACTTtatttataaatataaatataaatattattttaTAGAGATTCAAATATAAACGTTAAATTAAGCGGTACATATCCACTTGTTCTAGCCGAAGGGACTATGGAGTATGAATTTTCTACCTGTCTTCTGAGccttattgttttttttttcgatTTTGCATAGGGCAAAAAGTGACTATTCATTGTCtgattttttagatttttttttattgaAGTTTGAATTGAGACCATACTTAAAAGAATTTATTAGTACAGCGCTATGTTGATTTCGTTCTTTATTTCTTCTTTAAAACTGTGCTAATTTATCAGGGTAAAAGTGTAGTGGACAATTCCCCGAACCCAATAAGAATTTCATGGAAATCCAAATACAATTGTGTGCCTATATGTGTAAGATATGGAACTAGTAAAATTCGGTGTATATTGATTACCTGCAGACTTTGTGTAGATTATCTGATGTTTATAGTATGATATCCAACAGTATGGCATGCACTCGATTTGGTTTCACTCTCGCTGTCTTGTCTTGTTTATTAGGGTTTATTTGGATCCCTACAACTAATAGTAGCTGCTAAAAATTATATGAAACAACTAATAAGTTTAACTAATGTCATACCTACCACCTAACTAACAATTAGCCATTAGTTGGTTTCTCCTAGTTAGAGCATCTTCAATAGTTCCTAAAAAAATTTGGTAAACCAATGAGTTTTTCAAGTTGCTAAAAAAGTTGGGAGTATATTTGTTTGGTTGCTCCAACAGTTTTCAAAATCCCGCTCCAAAGATATATAATAAATTTCAGATCAAGAATCTCGAACTATTTCTAAATCACCCCAACTATTTTTGTACTTTCTTTCTCGCTTGTATTTGCATTAGGAACCATATCCTACTCTATCCTTTCCATGTTCTTCCACCTCCAAATTAGCTTAttgtctcaaaaaaaaaaagattaaccGATTGATACGCACGCGTACATTTTGTGCTGATTTGATTGATTTACCGAAGTGCGAAAAGATTGAGAGTTGAGatagggagttgttggagagcagtTTTTTCAATATTGCCAAAAGAATTTAGATTGGGAGTGGGTTTTTGGAAATTCTTAGAGATATTTTCAAAACTCTTAAACTGGCCCTTAGGCCTTGTTATTGAAATGGAAGGCTCGACAGAGTCGCGAGCCACCAAACTCTTTACAGACTCTGGGAGGGTGCTTGTCCAAATGCAAGATTCGCCTGGGTCCCAACTCATCCCCAAGCTTGCTAGATTATGCGCTACTGAATTACAAGCTCTAGGAACAAGGAAGATATCATTACAAATAAAATGTTCATGTACAAGATGCCGAGTATCCCTAATCAACATCCCGCTCGCCGCCAGATCCGATGATGGCAAGAGAAGAGCCTGCTTTAGAATCGAAGAATCCACCTCCATTTGAATACGAGAAATTCCAACTTCTGTAGCCGCCTGCAAAGCTTTGGCACAAGCGGATGCTTCAGCAGTCAGCACTCAGCACGTCTGGCGCAGCCGCAAGCCGACCTGCTCCAGCTAAGACTGCTTCACCATGATGGTCCCTGGCCACGAAGCCCCAGCCACCCTTCAACGTCTCTTGGACAAAGGCACAACACATCTGATAATTAGTTGAGTGGATCCAACAGGGCTTTACGCCAGCAACATAGTGTTGTAATGTTGTACATGGAAAGCATTTTGGACCGACATTATGGATGCGCACATGACACAAAATCTTTTCGCTGAAACAAATGGAAACTCATTTATATGACACAAAATACAGAATGAGGATTCCAAGAGAACCACATGACTCGTGTTTTTTTGGATTACACGGTACAACGTAGACACTCACAACGCATTGATTTGTTAAAGTTGAAGGTGAAGAATTATTCAGAAAACCAATACTCCAATAGTGTGAGCGTCTCACTCTCACCTTATGGTCTAGTTTGCCCAACTCAGACTAAGTGATCATGGTTCACCAAGGTACAGCTACTAGATGTGAATCAAAGACTCAAATTAACACATTTTCTAATTCAGAATATATTTGATAATGTAATAAGTAAATAAGAATAACTCAAAACACGGTATTAAAAGGCCATGTACGGAGCCAGTAGGATAAAATTGAGAAATTGGACTTAATTTTTTCTCTTAGCTTGGTGGCTGCTTCTTCAGGTTTCAACTTTCAACGTGACAACATCCAAGCAGACGCCGCGCTTGAAGAAAATCAAACAATTTTTTACTTGCGTACGTACTGCCAATATTGGCCACAAAGGACGCAGCCACTGGAGATCCTGAGCCCCGCGATTCCATGAGCGCTGACGACTGGCTTAGGAGGAATAGCATTTCTTTTCCTTGTGTGAGGCCGCCTTCACGCTTTCCAATTCCGGATGGCTACCCCCATGCagcttgttcggttggctggttcgtattgttgctggttcgtgaagaagtactgcttgctggtttatgtgagagaaaaatactgttccgactgaaaatttacgatcgtttatgacaagccatagccaaacgaacatgctgacgGTGGCCGGTGGGCTAGAGGCGACAGGCCCACCTAGTCCGACTCTTGGGTCCACCACTGAGCCGTACTACAGGAGGCAGGTCTGCAGACTGCAGGTGGTCCCCAGCCAAGTGGACGTGTTGGGCCATGTTGCTGCTTTCATCACAGAAATAAAGCCGGGCCCCGCCGACGCCGATCATACCAGTCGGTTTCCGGCGGATGATGATAGGGTCAAGCAGGATACGGCCCATACGTACGGCCCACAAAAGCGTAGAATGGCTAGACGACTCACTACGGCCTACTGCCCTAGTCCCTTTGTACAGGGCTACACTGTACGTACACCTGTAACGGCGGAAGGGATTCTAATCTAAAGAAAAAAAACTGTAACGGCGGAAGAACTAGCTTCGCCATCCAAGTCAGGAATCGTTCTCCGCTCCTTCCTGAAAGGGCATCAGCCGCAGCTGTGTGGATAAGACTAGAGATGAGTGGATGGACCAACGTGTTGTAGTTTTGTGAACGCCAGTCACGGTCGAATCTGAAGCTCTGGCCCAAGCACAGAATCTTACCCGTGTTCTGGTCTTCTCTGGACCGCGGGCAGGGAGTTCTAGCTAGCACGTATGTCAGCCAGTCGGTCCGTCGCGGGTCGGCGTGTCTGGAATCCCCAGCGCGTTGCGTGATTCCTATCGGCATTCGCCTCCTCTCCACCTCCATTCGCGTCTGCACACGCAACGCGAACGGCACGTTAAACCGGGCGCCGCGCGGCCACACGCCCACTCGCGAAAAGACGGCGCAGACCGGCCGCTAGCGTCCAACGGGGCGAGTCCCCGTCGCGGAATCAGGGCCCCGGCGGCGTCTCGCGGAGCGCCCTCAGCCCCTCACCGCCCACTCGGGTCGGGTGGTGGTCAGCCCGCGCCTCATCCGCGCGGCGCGAGACTTTTTCGGCTAGCTTTTGCTCGATCGCATCGTCCATCCTTTGCACAGTTGCACGATGCAAAGGTGACGGGAGCGGACAGGGAAGGAGGCGCGTGCGGGCCGTGCAAACTGCAAACCGTGGCGTGCCAGTTTTCTCTTAACGAAACGTGGCGGGGTAGCTTGCTAATGCTTGGATTCTAAACGCTTCCTCCCCCGTCCATGAACCGAGCCCGGTGTTCGGCGATGCTGGGATGTATTGGCTTGCCACCTTCTCGTCCGCACGGCACACTTGATCACCTCACGTCTGCTAGTCTTTGTATATACTTCCTTGGTCCTAAAAAATCTACTATTCAAGGTAACTTCCAAAAATAGTGTCAAAAGTTTGATAATTTAAAGTATCAACAAATGTAATTCTaaatagagttaaatgcaccatagATACATGGACTTATCTTGGTGTGTCAAATAGGTCCATGGACTCTAAAATTCCATTTATGGACCCTTAAACTTGTTTATCTGTTCACTGACGGCCCAATCTGCCGCGTCATCGTCTTTTTGTCGACGTGTCCTGGCCAGCATGGACTGAACTTGTTTCGCAGCCGCACATGACGGGCACGTGAGGATGGTTGGCCCATAGATTTATGCAGCTTAGCCCCCTGGTTGTTTCCCTTCTCATTTCTGGTGTGGGGTTTTGTTCCTTAAGTTGGTCGCGCGCGGAAGAGAAAGGGTCGGCGAGCGATTGAGCGGGAGGGGTCACCCAGGGAGGCGATTGAGGGCCACACTGGAGAATCAGGTGGTGAAGTCAGATCCACCTTCCATTTTCGAGGTTAGGGTGCCTCACCGTCAGTGAGAAAGGAGCACGATGGTGCTCAAACCGCGACCGAAAGGGGAGCCGTCCCCAGATTATGGTAAGTTCCTCCAATATCTATTCTTTGGTGTTTTTATGTTCTTTGGAGTGTAGTTCGTGTCTTGGGAGTGTGGATTGGGCCATATCTTTACAGTTTTGGCTAGGCTAGGGTTTTTGATTTTGTCCTAGGCGTGCCATGTCCAAGTTGAATTAGTTCTGAAATTGGTTTGTTGTCTCAAATGTAGGTGCTGATAGTGATAATTTCACAGTCGAAATACATCATTCTGGGTTTTTTACGGGTCATCGTAATTATCGGGCTTATTTAGATGAAAAGGTGACTTGCTTCGACAATCTATCAGCACGTACTTGGTCTCCATTGTGGTTTGAAAAGTTGAATTTTGCCCTTCATTATCCCAAGAATCCTGCTCTTCATGTTTATTGGCTACTTCCTAGAAAAGAGACGCCGGATGGACTTAGACTAATTTTATCAGAGAAGGACACAACAGTGATGGCCTCTATTGTGCACAGGGTGAAGACATTTGTGTTGTACTTTGATCATGAAGGTACTGCAGCACTCATAGATTGAGATGATGTGGTTGTTAACCTGTTGCATCCTTGCCCAAGGTTATTAGCCCTTCCAAGTTTGGCAGAAACAATGATGCAGGAACCTGTGTGGATGATAACTTAATTGATCACAGTGATGACAGTGATGATAGTGATGTCAGTGAATTTGTTGACATTGACTATGaaatagatgatgatgatgccctgTTTGTTGACAATGTGGATGATGATATCAGAGATGCAGGTGTTGACACAGGAAGCAAAAGAGGAAAGGGGACCAGGAAGGCAGCTGGTATAACCTGATACTGAAGAAGAGGAGTCAACTGATGATGATGGGCTGCAGGTACCTAACTCAGATGGTGAATCCGATCTAGGTTTGATGTCCAAGTCTTTCAAACAAGAAGACATGCTGAATCTAGTGTTCAAAATTGGTATGATGTTTGAGTCTGTTGAAATATTAAGGAAAGTTGTAACTGAATACAGTCTGAGGCACAGAGTACATGTCAAGATGCCCAGAAATGAGAAGAAAaggtatcgcctatagaagcaaagcaaacacggacgaagtgatgtgtatgaagtacaaaacaaaggaaaatcactcaagacgaggaagttgtttgctaaatgtcacctattacaagctatgggTCAGAAAACACTTTACCTACTATGTCATCGGCTAGGGTATTGAAGGCTATAGAGTTGGCGGCGCTAAGGAagtcctcaaccaagcgctcatgctcccCAGGGTACACTGCGTCTGGAAAACCAtagggaagaagccgaagattatGGCTAGAATGGGCTTGAGCAGCCGCcagtgccatggcagcaccatgacaaacGCCATGAAGGGAGACCTTCCTAACAcagtttgggatgtcatgcaagcaaaccaccAGAATGGCGCCCTTGGCATTGATAAACCCCGCCGCGTGATCCGCAGCTGATCGGAGactctccaactgagcagttagatctaaaagatttaagGAAAGGATGATCAGAAAACTTGAAGGCAAAATTAAGAAGACAGAGAAATTATGGCAGACATCTCACCTATGATTCTGgcttcagccctggccaacctttctCCTACCAGGCTGACCTCGGGGGGTGATCGGCcttcaatcatggccaaagccgatTCTATAAGGAAAAGGCAGTTGGCCAGATGCTGGTCAATCCAATCGATGGAGGCCAGCAGATCAtcattgtcgatctgcctcctcgaGTAAAGAGGGTGCTAGCGATGAATTGGTGCCAAAGATGACCCCGAAGGCTAGGCAGAGTTGGCCCTCTGCTCCGGAACAATGGGAGCAGCCCAGGTTGCACCCTCTTGGCGATGACGGCGCTGGTGTGATGATGCAGATCTGTTGAGGGCCTCCTCGGcagacctcttgctattctccatgatctcaaaagCTACGgaaaaagcaggaactatactaaggatgcagaaggtttgagatgaagcGGGTTATTGTTAGATCCACggtcgtggcccgtatatataacctcagaaggcgagaagatagactTCGCCGCGGGTGTGAAATTAGAATCAGAAACGGAAGCGGATCGACACTTTGAGAATTCAGGGGATGaataatgaagagataacagattcgaaCTTATTGCTCCCCCAAATTACGAAATATTATGGGAtggatacgaagaatttacattgaccagagatcaacccattaaggcttctttggattgtaGGGAGTTtgggtccccacaaggccgaaggacATCGTGAACCGAATCAgcatcggcccattgataaaattgtgcCAGGGAAGAGGAAAGGTCGCCTGCCTAACATACGCTCAGTCGATTTCTCGGTAAATTGAGAAACAatgggaaagaagcttgtggctttcccggtGGGCGTTTGAAGGAGCAAACAagaggaaggtgtccacacattttagccctcgcAAATACTAGAacagctttgcgagcatggagagaagactcaggtgatatcacaagaattcttctagccgctcGAGATCTTCATAGCagaaagatagaccatggagggtccggcggAGTCGGGAGCACTCGAGGAaacagatagaagagaaacatggctgaattgttgagttgctctcgccagggtcggatagaTGTTTTATAAGCCAgcttggaaggatgaatccaagtgcccgtaaagcaatgatgctctcgtaaaagttttgaagcgtgggctcatgagctgacatagacggtgacaaatagtggaccccagatcaagattgtTTACCCGTGACTGTGGACCTTTCAGGGgcacagacgtgataattttgaaataaaattactttatcccaaaattggggggcatgtgtttacaccaaaatttggaagaagagtcacaggaaCTTGAAAcccccaagatcatgtcagcagGGAATCGATTGCGTGCAGATCAAAATCAACTGATTCGAGtgcagcactggaatcggctttcttcaggcagcgctggcagataatgacaaaggctacgatcggcgtcaGGATGAGACATGATGGACTCTATAAAAGAGGAAAGATTAGAGTcgaagttatcttaaattaggaatattttctcttagggccaaagattgtgatgagtcatgcttagataggagtcatgcgtaggtcccgggtataaataccaaaccccggctattgtaaaagacacacaatcaaccAAATACCaattatttactttttttggctccggccaccccttaggagtaggagtagagtagatctcggcgagttcttcagcaagtacggctgcatcgatccggtcgacctctactgcttgtttgtaagtaccgtcatgggttatacctctgttcgtacggctacattgatatggtcgacctccactacgactctagtatgagttagtcattgactcttgtctagttcaagtaaggccgcatcgatccggtcgacctccactgctcgaactagattaaggttaagttatcggctctatctaagggtggcgttccttcggatatattcattaagttaccaatattgcttattgctttcattatttatttaattacaacaatatcactttgcccgattgggattgatctatatcagccttatatctttgttaacccatcgtttgttaatctaaactgatctaatctgcactttaaatgatgtgTTATggtttatcggctgttttatgtcaatcttgatcgtacataacgtgcggttaaagcatgtttgatcttgagtagatctagtggctagcgaaaactgttccatgactcattatcatggcctgtgtgattctacccacaccccactgttagcaccatggagtgggtatcgttatttggtagatctatttcttagagggcatgaccttaactgtgcgttatgcctaaaTCAGTTGTTTTAATcgatatcaagtgctttcatgaacagttcgtatcacgagatcattgaagtagcgataggttgaaagatgtgttagccccatgatctaattattgtattatggcctgcatgattctacctcatgctccactgatattagtaataagttggggtcatcgagtctattgttgtttctatggcctgcatgattctgcctcatgccccactggtcatagcgatagatgagatctaatatgttcattagatttatctctattaaatgattgaatgatgatgaactatatCTTTTATAAAggaattcggttacttgcagtcattggctcagcatgaactaattattgttaatatcttattgccatt includes:
- the LOC136459531 gene encoding amidophosphoribosyltransferase, chloroplastic-like, which produces MAATAAAATTSTPSSPLLRRAAAAPTTSHHYQLRCSTKPSQFELRHRAARLAPARALLPDRVTPFSFDAGGDDHPREECGVFGVIGDPDASSLCYLGLQKLQHRGEEGAGIVASDADGKLNSVTDLGLVGDVFRDPARLAKLPGNAAIGHVRYSTAGASSRRNVQPFLAAYRFGQLAVAHNGNLVNYQALRNKLEAQGSIFNTSSDTEVILHLISTSLSRPLLSRICDACERLAGAYSLLFLTADKLFAVRDPFGFRPLVMGRRPNGAVVFSSETCALDLIDATYEREVEPGEVVVVDRRDMSVSYACLVPHRPRKSCVFEHIYFALPNSVVFGHAVHERRSAYGRALAEESPASTADVVIPVPDSGFYAALGFAQASGLEFQQGLIRWHYSGRSFIQPSQAIRDLAVKLKLAPVHGVISGKSVVVVDDSLVRGTTSSKIVRLLRDAGAREVHMRISSPPVVGSCLYGIDTPSEGELISNRMDLEGVRRTIGCDSLAFLSLDKLHSIYGNEAHEFCDACFSRNYPVLPTVPEPVPELVSAFQD